One genomic window of Aethina tumida isolate Nest 87 chromosome 3, icAetTumi1.1, whole genome shotgun sequence includes the following:
- the LOC109600999 gene encoding leucine-rich repeat and coiled-coil domain-containing protein 1 yields the protein MAESQNQLTGTPDTNLQEKIQFLEKELQSRDNEISNYKKLLADMEAEVAQAQKIKANRQKETEEVDTIKVRSEETLTKAKSIIFEKVKVIKNQELQIEALNQQNESLKDVVRITKDLLEIRNLEVKQIETKMEAMEAKIKAERERQDLMHKKLEAMIRHNGELKREYEAQLILFKALREKYNQRDMAQDVVDDLKGVPRTSLANGDVETPEASASSSSKPDDEVKEEPK from the exons ATGGCAGAATCGCAAAACCAG cTTACCGGCACTCCGGATACAAATTTACAggaaaaaatccaatttttagaAAAGGAACTGCAA AGTAGAGAcaatgaaatatcaaattacaaGAAACTGCTGGCCGATATGGAAGCCGAAGTTGCCCAAGCACAGAAAATTAAGGCCAACAGACAAAAGGAGACTGAAGAAGTGGACACCATTAAAGTTAGATCCGAGGAGACGCTCACCAAAgccaaaagtataattttcgaAAAGgtgaaagttataaaaaatcaagaatTGCAAATAGAAGCGCTCAATCAGCAAAACGAATCACTTAAGGATGTCGTTCGCATAACAAAAGATTTATTGGAAATTCGTAATTTGGAAGTTAAACAGATCGAAACCAAAATGGAAGCTATGGAAGCTAAAATTAAAGCAGAGAGGGAACGTCAGGATCTGATGCACAAAAAATTGGAAGCCATGATCAGACACAACGGAGAACTTAAGAGGGAGTACGAAGCTCAACTCATTTTGTTTAAGGCATTAAGAGAGAAGTACAACCAAAGAGACATGGCTCAGGATGTAGTTGATGATTTAAAGGGAGTCCCCAGGACAAGTTTGGCTAATGGAGACGTAGAAACACCAGAGGCGTCTGCCTCGAGCAGTAGTAAACCAGATGATGAAGTCAAAGAAGAacccaaataa
- the LOC109600995 gene encoding radial spoke head 1 homolog, translated as MGEEGEGKGEGQEAYPYGEYEGGRDDQLDRHGFGSALLPNGDIYEGYYLHGKRHGRGLYCFKNGARYRGNWRKGLKHGDGVFLYPDGTKYEGNWRKDMKHGQGIYYYINGDTYNGAWYKGFRHGLGTYLFKEFDVTYFGTWKDGRMDGPGIYHYPHYKFYGKFERNLPKGKGCFVFDGRIMQHGFYVNMRDPAFDYVGAEELALDKIKENDPDAPEDRGNPTGIVPIWRARNVTTFSSDLLPPQPVALPIKDSEDSIIDIIDYLQQQYHEEKKFDEEEDRMGHAPPTSPVPDELLVDEIDVFPDL; from the exons ATGGGTGAAGAAGGTGAGGGCAAGGGGGAAGGACAGGAGGCATATCCATATGGAGAGTACGAAGGAGGAAGGGACGATCAACTAGACAGGCACGGTTTTGGAAGTGCCTTACTTCCAAACGGTGACATATATGAAGGTTACTACTTACATGGGAAACGACACGGCCGAG GGTTATATTGCTTCAAAAACGGCGCAAGATACCGGGGAAACTGGCGTAAAGGACTGAAACACGGGGACGGGGTATTTTTGTATCCAGATGGTACAAAATACGAAGGCAATTGGCGGAAAGATATGAAACATGGTCAAGGAATTTATTACTACATAAACGGGGACACTTACAACGGAGCCTGGTATAAAGGTTTCAGGCACGGTTTGGGTACTTATTTGTTTAAGGAATTTGATGTAACTTACTTCGGTACTTGGAAGGACGGAAGAATGGATGGTCCAGGAATATACCATTATCCCCATTACAAGTTTTACggtaaatttgaaagaaacttACCTAAAGGAAAAGGATGCTTCGTATTTGATGGAAGAATTATGCAACATGGTTTTTATGTAAACATGCGTGATCCTGCTTTTGATTATGTAGGTGCGGAGGAGTTAGCtttggataaaataaaagaaaatgatCCTGATGCGCCAGAAGATAGAGGAAATCCAACTG GTATTGTTCCAATCTGGAGGGCACGAAATGTTACAACCTTCAGCAGTGATTTACTTCCACCTCAGCCAGTTGCCCTCCCAATAAAGGATTCAGAAGATTCAATCATAGATATCATTGATTACCTTCAACAACAATATCATGAGGAGAAGAAGTTTGACGAAGAGGAAGACCGTATGGGGCATGCCCCGCCAACTTCACCTGTTCCCGATGAATTGCTAGTGGATGAAATTGATGTTTTCCCAGATCTTTAG
- the LOC109600996 gene encoding uncharacterized protein LOC109600996 codes for MGSQADGISNVAPVNHVGHHNKRPVVLIYPTVSPETVVVPIISCIFGFPLLALLVICCLRRRAKLAREQARRRNCDIEHGTFSIVRFSPIHYLGRSSRAISLRSERAMSRGFPSLELDTVVEERSDQEPEATVIEMMTPDGDSDR; via the exons ATGGGTAGCCAGGCGGACGGTATATCAAATGTGGCTCCAGTTAACCATGTGGGTCATCATAATAAAAGACCTGTTGTGCTCATCTATCCAACCG TGTCCCCGGAGACAGTGGTCGTCCCCATCATATCCTGCATCTTCGGCTTCCCACTGCTGGCCCTACTGGTGATCTGCTGCTTACGGCGTCGGGCGAAACTAGCCAGGGAACAGGCCAGACGTCGCAACTGCGACATCGAACACGGTACATTCTCTATTGTCAGGTTCAGCCCAATACACTATCTAG GACGTTCCTCAAGGGCAATATCACTGAGATCAGAAAGAGCAATGAGTCGAGGTTTCCCTTCCTTAGAACTGGACACAGTGGTAGAAGAAAGATCAGATCAAGAACCAGAGGCGACTGTAATTGAAATGATGACTCCCGACGGAGATTCTGACAGATAG
- the LOC126264912 gene encoding probable protein disulfide-isomerase ER-60 has protein sequence MYNPSLFVLLTFICYVTAKSTDNTGYCRNPRYMVSKLQKKRSDLMNQFVFANNNVPEALRLDTRSQPFPNSSEGSVKVAVAQTFYDTVINNGKDTLVALYAPWCKYCQVLLPQLEDVADMLKNENVSIVKMDATTNEVPPNYDVPSYPTIYWAPKESKFFPRKYEGGRSSEEMLKYIASHASQELKGYTRRGSLKNGVVI, from the coding sequence ATGTACAATCCGTCACTGTTTGTGCTTTTGACCTTTATCTGCTACGTAACTGCAAAAAGCACAGATAACACAGGCTACTGCAGAAACCCCAGATACATGGTGTCGAAACTACAAAAAAAGAGAAGCGACTTGATGAATCAGTTTGTATTCGCCAATAACAATGTTCCAGAAGCCCTTAGACTAGATACCAGATCACAGCCCTTTCCTAATTCGTCTGAAGGAAGCGTAAAAGTGGCAGTGGCACAAACGTTCTACGACACTGTAATAAACAACGGTAAAGACACCCTTGTCGCTTTGTACGCTCCTTGGTGCAAGTACTGTCAAGTGCTTTTGCCCCAACTGGAGGATGTTGCCGACATGTTAAAGAACGAAAATGTTTCGATAGTGAAAATGGATGCAACCACAAATGAGGTTCCACCTAATTATGACGTACCCAGTTATCCCACCATTTATTGGGCACCAAAGGAATCCAAGTTTTTTCCGAGGAAATATGAAGGAGGAAGATCTTCTGAGGAAATGCTGAAATACATTGCGTCGCATGCCTCACAAGAATTAAAAGGATATACCAGAAGAGGAAGTTTGAAAAATGGagtagttatttaa
- the LOC109601000 gene encoding mitochondrial import inner membrane translocase subunit Tim17-B: MEEYTREPCPWRIVDDCGGAFTMGLIGGGVFQSIKGFRNAPSGINRRLLGSVTAIKQRSPIIAGNFAVWGGMFSTIDCALIHVRKKEDPWNSIISGAATGGILAARNGLGAMAGSAFIGGVLLALIEGVGILFTRLSAEQFQPQLPPMEDPSQLGQKGQGGVQFQ, from the exons atGGAAGAATACACAAGAGAACCGTGTCCGTGGAGGATTGTGGATGACTGTGGGGGTGCTTTTACTATGGGTCTGATTGGAGGAGGCGTCTTTCAAAGTATCAAAGGTTTTCGAAATGCCCCTTCAGGAATCAACAGACGTTTG CTTGGAAGCGTGACAGCCATTAAACAAAGATCCCCAATAATTGCGGGCAACTTCGCAGTGTGGGGCGGTATGTTCTCGACAATAGATTGTGCATTGATCCACGTCAGAAAGAAGGAAGATCCTTGGAACTCTATCATCAGTGGTGCCGCAACCGGTGGTATTCTAGCGGCTAGAAATGGATTGGGCGCTATGGCGGGCAGTGCTTTCATTGGCGGCGTTCTGTTAGCTTTAATAGAAGGTGTTGGTATTCTATTTACAAGATTATCAGCAGAACAATTTCAACCACAGTTGCCTCCAATGGAGGATCCCAGTCAACTAGGACAGAAAGGACAAGGCGGCGTGCAGTTTCAATGA